A stretch of DNA from Aquarana catesbeiana isolate 2022-GZ unplaced genomic scaffold, ASM4218655v1 unanchor229, whole genome shotgun sequence:
acttgatagtgatactagtgttgctagtgttgtgatagcctcagaggctgccagtgttgtgggggggggggggatttattattatagattctatattataatgccatatcaatatctaaaACAAAGTCGAATgctgcgcccgccattgcacttggagattgagaaacgaatgtgaaagttggctgactgttggggtagagtagaccattcaacatggaCGAttaagattcgacaaagcaacgaaaaacatacaaacgctGAATCTTTGGCTTacggtgtctgtcgaaagttctaagaaaattcgacggagcagctaaactgtacgacgctgcaatcgtacatttccagtcaaatgcatccgcccataggctatagaaaaattctaatgttggttgactagtaaaataattaatagttttattattattactagtcatacaacattagaattctactacagctagcttgtaggcagaaaatttgaccggaaatgtacaagTACAGTtaagctgctccgtcgaatcttctttgaacattcgacagacaccataagccttcaatgacagattcgaccttaattaatttggattttcggacgaatgcaatttttaacgaaaaacgaaataattaaaaatgaatttcgggagtaactaaataaatttatttttcaaaacgacaaaaacgaaattccgaaacaaaatatttcagtgtgcacatgtctactgtacgGTGAAGTAGAAGTAgatgaagtagattagaaatagtaccacggaatgcactgtagaatatatagagtatatatatactagactgtctgtgtgtatatatatatctatatatatagatatatatatctatctatatatatagatatatatatcaaatacaccgcctgaagtagattagaaatagtaccccacggtatgcactgtagaatgtagatctaggctacactgattGGATGCAGagcatatatatgtatacatgtatgtatatacatatatactagattgactgtatatatatatatatatatatatatatatatatatatatatatatatatgtatgtatataccctgtttccccgaaaataagacctagcgtgattgtcggtgatggctgcaatataagccctacccccccaaataagccctaccctgtttccccgaaaataagccctaccctgaaaataagacctacaaggactttaaatagggcttatttggggggtagggcttatattgcagccatcaccgacaatcacgctaggtcttatttttggggaaacagggtatatatatatatatatatatatatatatatatatatatatatatatatatacacacatacactagactgacatatatatatatatatatatatatatatatatatatatatctaccaaatacactgccactaactgaattaCCTGCCTAATCTAAATCGAGCTATGTCTgcatccacaccaacaacacactacacggggccgtgtaggcggccttatatagtgtggggcgtggacctagtccccctgagccatgattggccaaaggcaccctgatctcgcagtgcattatggggcgttacgagGGCGCTCAtactgggggagggggtctgtacttagtgggggggtctatactgagagagaggggtctgtgcttagtggaggggggtctgtactgaggggggactatagttggtcgGGGGggatgacaccaattttttccgcaccgggtggcACCACCCCTAGTGACACAACTGatttaggggtctattcataaaacATTTGCATAGCTATCCATCCatggaaagtgcatgtacattccttctgtgtgaatggGATGGGGAGAACAAACGTTGATTGACTTTTTGCCGAGCTGTTTGAATGGTtcccattgatttaaaatggaaagtaCCATATTTACTATTAGATGGGGCTAATTTCTttgatacttagcgccatctacAGGCCAAATGAAGTATTTCCCATTTTAAATCAGTGgctggtttaaagtgattgtaaacccttacagaccactttaatcTACAGGTAAGcccagattaaggcttacctgtaggtgcaagaaatatctccttaacctacactgttaagatattttcctaaaaaggggcaccgatgtctacggtgcatgcgcgaCACAGACACCGGCGCAAGCACACTGAGCATGCCTTTAGTGAAGGCTAACActgacggctcccgtgcgcatgcgccggagtgacgtcatcgctgctccagccactcacagctccggagcagcgatacccggaaggaagatggactcttcatggaagaggggacagcggtgacatcgcaggcccctgtgtcaggtaagtgacacataatgggttagtatgcaatgcatagtagcccattatgctttacctttgcagggaaacaaagaagtaaacccatcagggtttacttcctctttaatagtgtttgtttaaataacttttatgatataaaaatggatatattttcttagaaaaagaaaaatattaacaGCACTTATTAGGATAGATGCTATAacgacttttttattttattctataataGCAGCTAGTAGGACATTGAAATATTCTATCCATTCTGAGCGCTAGGGTCAGAGTCCTTGCTGGCTCTGACATTGCTTTACTGTTACAACTTTTATGATACACTAAAAATACACGCCGGACCCTCAGCGTGCCGCCTACCTAATTAGTATATCAAAAAAGGTGAAACAATACTAATATATTGGGATTGAATGACCTCAAAAACATTAGAGTaaaaatgacaaaatgaaaaaagaGGGAAATGGAGAGGATGGGAGCTCACGGTATGAAGATTAAATGgcaaacttgaaataaaaacctgtaatagCTCAACCAAGCCTGTGGTAGCACATATCTATGgaacttcactcaccatacaaaCATGATTAGCAAAAAAGATTTATTGGTGTCAAAGATAAGAAAGACATTAAAAAACATCATGCATACATCAGCATTAAagctataaaaacaaaaggacatcTCTGGACAGGTGGTGCAATTCCACCCAAGTTGCAGGAGTTGTAAAAATGCTGTAATACAGCTGGGATAATATCCCCAGGTCTAAGCGATCTATGAAGAGTGACCCAAGTCTTGAACTGATAACCAAAAAGGGAGGATGGATAAAGTCAAAGCACAAAGTGGAAGCTATGAGATGATATGAATGGTTCTTCTAATCTGCATTGGAAAAAGGTGGACAAGTAGATGATTGTATTGATCTGGAAGGTAGGTGTAAAGAAATAGGGGAGCGTTGCTGGGTAACAGTGGTCAGGAGGAGATGTACAAGTGGAATAGTAATGAATATGGGGGTCCAATAAAGTGATGTGTGGCTCACTAAAACCAGAAGAACATGGTCCTCCTTGGCCTCCCTCTCACTGTACCAATCAGAGTCCCTATGAGGACTCGCTCTCACACCCCAAATGAATGAGCAATGTGAAGAGGTAATCCTTTCCAGAAAGTAATAGTCCTTTCCAAAGAATGGTAAATGTATTTATACTGTACTTCTCAGCTTGTCATCAAGTCCACAGGTCCAGGGTCCCGGGGGAAGGTCCTCCCTTGTCTTTGAAAACAGCAGTCTTGTAAAGTGTGTAGAACCATATATGGGTCAAAGGCATAAAGTCCAGAGATGGGCCGCGCTGGCCTGACCGCTTTCACCCATCTCTGTCGTCTGCATCAGAAGCTGGTTGCCAATGCAGTCCATTGTACTTTTATCCTTCAGTGTCTACTTAACTCAAAAGTGCATGAGTCCAATCTCAGATATTACAATCAAACCATGCCTGACAAATGAAAATTAAGGGCTCTACTAACCAGAACTCAGTGATTTCCtatgaccatcagctccatctactgaccataatggggtatttttcctgaaatacctaaaaaaaaatagcacaataccacgttatggccactagatggagccaagaaaatcagtgtatgaaataaaatacatccaatattcatcacagccGGGTGAATGCCACTCAGATTCattcaacttttttttaatttaatgacctctaagtgtttgtgaaatcttacaccacaaaatgtactcagccaatgagaggtaatgactccatttttatttttctactgctatcaatggccaacacggtacaacacttcatccatgtcttttgtgatctctgatctccttatgaactgtttcttacatgatgaagatcagccatggagtatatctgaggtgtatatcagggtgtgcttcttccccacatgagagctgtgatgtccagcaacattcatatagaagacatttcccacactcaaggcactaataaaATACTaatgtgtgggatccctgatgtacaggaagacaggacttcagtgaggaacaattccctcactcaggtcAGGAAAACAACTtctccccatgtgagatctctgatgtgtggaaaggtGGGACTTATGtgtaaaacatttcctgcactcaggacaggaatatggcttctcccccgtgtgagacctctgatgtctgtaaagattggaattccgtgaaaaacatttcccgcactcatggCAGGAATAaagcttctctcctgtgtgagatctctgatgtgtgtaaagatgggacttcattgaaaaacatttcccgcactctggacaggaatacggcttctcccccgtgtgagatcgctgatgtgtgtaaagattggacttatctgaaaaacatttcctgcactcaggacaggaatatggcttctccccagtgtgagatcttatatgcctATTAAGATTGGATTtataatggaaacacttcccgcactcagtacaggaaaagctcttctctgttggaaggttggcaccgtccctcacagtctgaggttcctcaggataagaggaatacgatggtccatctgcactgtgtggtgctggatggaaatttgaggtagccgggttttctcctggactattccCATTATGAGAACTCTGATGTGTGAAAAATTGTAACTTTAGCACAaagcattttccacactcaggacaggaatatggctcccccctgtgtgagatctctaaTGTGTGTAAAAATTggactttactgaaaaacatttcccgcactcaggacaggaatatggcttctccccagtgtgagaccTCTTATGCACATTCAGTTTGGATTTAGaatggaaacatttcccgcactcagggcaggaatatggcttctcacccgaGTGAGACCTCTGATGTCCATAAAGATGTGACTTTtgtgaaaagcatttcccgcactcaggacaggaatacggcttctcccccgtctGAGATCGCTGATGTTTATAAAGATTGGacatctgtgaaaaacatttcccacattcgggacaagaatacggcttctcccctgtgtgagtcctTTTATGCACATTAGGATCATATTTAAAATGGAAACACTTCCAGCACTTAGTACAGGAAAACcccttatctgttggaaggacggcaccgtccctcacagtctgaggttcctcaggataagaggtatacgatggtccatctacactgtgtggtgcc
This window harbors:
- the LOC141121766 gene encoding uncharacterized protein, whose amino-acid sequence is MLSPHSADGPSYSSYPEEPQTVRDGANLPTEKSFSCTECGKCFHYKSNLNRHIRSHTGEKPYSCPECRKCFSDKSNLYTHQRSHTGEKPYSCPECGKCFSMKSHLYTHQRSHTGEKLYSCHECGKCFSRNSNLYRHQRSHTGEKPYSCPECRKCFTHKSHLSTHQRSHMGRSCFPDLKISCLYFIETSCLYSIETSCLGTSGITTLWRNCSPEKHLVL